One stretch of Bremerella cremea DNA includes these proteins:
- the flgL gene encoding flagellar hook-associated protein FlgL, whose translation MTRIIPVPSGRTSDYLLSQRLTNQMSADQLDLLRLQTQITTGRRILSLSDDAPAAIRGLTLQSLLEQKTQIQTNLTTSQSYLAATDVALANASNTLNEMSGLAVRLSDTTFSDSELAAAGEQLERAIQQMMDLANQQFRGRYLFSGSNTTTIPFQELDNGLIQYSGNTTGLQSFADIDLLFDTTVNGHDAFGAISQEFKGLNDLNPIVTSSTKLTDLRGGKGIEKGSFQISDGISPAVTIDISKANTLGDVAKLIEANPPAGRKVTARVSDTGLIVDIDDAGGGNLTIRELGGSRVAAQLGILDTDGNLTNPIVGIDLNPRITLTTKVANLLGTRANAVIEYPGENNDILVKANDNGESLNGVKIHLVDDNQLKAGSGITRGNEIVNKGTDLLRPQTTLNLAGVDNNLLLTANSTDGSLDGVRIVLDASNDIGDSAIIGPTTLVDGIPTITVQIDDSDETTLQSLANAFATDGRFAISSDPSSGEGFDPASIIASSNDGRISTTSVTTHAVKARASLPFIGGGNDLTLIANQAGDLFNNVEIVVDSSSDLGDAATATYSDNGSTRRLTIQIDDTSETSLQSVINAIAAEGTFSVTYDNGNGESFNLAAAIPSTSAGTIGNTGNTGGSADSYYVQVASGTTTADDLLRALNNHTEFAENFTATIDPKDTTAEFLAGSGAVSTTVIGETSGGSGVVFDAESGVQVQNGEETTVLTFENVETVEDLLNVFNRSGVGVVAEINASGNGINVRSNISGGNFSIGENGGSTATQLGLRSFSNDTVLTDLNFGIGVRGTDGTDLTITRNDGVELEIDLATAKTVGDVLNLINNHPQNLDGNNALVARLSEYGNGIELIDDNPAGFGRLKVSQGVLSSAGVDLGLIPAGQTEATVSDSPDAQPATAIVKFDPPNNVNNAFKLTANAPGTSYNNVQVEFVNSSANGNEALVTFDQATQKLTIDVDPTLTSASTVIAAIKAEGTFNAELYSTEDATNSGSALITQTGVLATTNGGTPLADSASATADVTFASPDHLNTAFTIVAKDAGTIRNDVRIIFDDSLPSGGVPSATFAPGANTLTVRVEAGVTTTNQVVAAIDQEGSFDAKLLFTTDATNDGSGIVNTTGTVGTTSGGTAEVLSGRNVNSLETKGVFNSLLRLKDAIASKNVGEISRVAGLIKDDIQRLSFTRGELGARDQHVDVLKARGEDEILELKSNLSLEVDVDIIQALTDMSAKQASFQASLKTAGQLYQLTLLDYI comes from the coding sequence ATGACACGTATCATTCCGGTTCCGTCTGGTCGAACAAGCGACTACTTGTTGTCGCAACGTTTGACGAACCAAATGTCCGCCGATCAGCTCGACTTACTGCGTTTACAAACGCAGATAACTACGGGGCGTCGTATACTTTCTTTAAGCGATGATGCTCCGGCGGCAATTCGCGGCTTAACTCTGCAGTCGTTGTTAGAACAAAAAACGCAGATTCAAACCAACCTCACCACGAGCCAATCGTACTTGGCGGCTACCGACGTCGCTTTAGCCAACGCCTCTAACACACTTAATGAAATGAGCGGACTGGCCGTTCGTTTAAGCGATACCACTTTCTCCGATTCGGAACTGGCCGCCGCTGGCGAACAGTTGGAGCGCGCGATCCAACAAATGATGGATCTCGCCAATCAGCAGTTCCGCGGACGCTACCTCTTCTCAGGCTCAAACACCACCACGATTCCCTTTCAGGAACTCGATAACGGGCTAATTCAATACTCAGGCAACACCACCGGGCTGCAAAGCTTTGCGGACATCGACCTCCTGTTCGATACCACCGTTAATGGACACGATGCCTTTGGAGCGATCAGTCAAGAATTCAAAGGGCTGAACGATCTTAATCCGATCGTTACCTCATCAACCAAACTCACTGATTTGCGTGGTGGAAAGGGAATCGAAAAAGGTAGCTTTCAGATCTCCGATGGCATCTCGCCTGCGGTTACGATCGACATCTCCAAAGCGAACACACTGGGGGATGTGGCCAAGCTGATTGAGGCCAATCCACCAGCAGGACGCAAAGTCACTGCGCGCGTTAGTGACACAGGCCTGATTGTCGATATCGATGATGCAGGCGGAGGCAACTTGACAATTCGTGAGTTAGGAGGAAGTCGTGTTGCGGCTCAGCTTGGTATTCTCGATACCGATGGCAACCTTACCAATCCGATCGTTGGTATCGATCTGAATCCAAGGATTACACTTACCACTAAAGTCGCCAACTTGCTAGGAACGCGTGCAAACGCCGTGATTGAGTATCCCGGCGAGAACAACGACATCCTCGTCAAAGCCAACGACAACGGCGAATCGCTTAACGGAGTCAAGATTCATCTGGTTGATGACAACCAGTTGAAAGCCGGATCTGGCATCACTCGCGGCAACGAGATCGTCAATAAAGGGACCGATCTTCTACGTCCCCAAACGACGTTGAATCTCGCGGGCGTCGATAACAATCTGCTGCTTACGGCCAATTCCACCGATGGCAGTCTGGATGGGGTCCGAATTGTCTTAGACGCTTCGAACGACATCGGGGATTCTGCCATTATCGGTCCCACGACGTTGGTCGATGGTATTCCCACAATCACCGTTCAGATCGATGACAGCGACGAGACAACACTTCAGTCACTCGCCAATGCGTTTGCCACGGACGGCCGCTTTGCCATCAGCAGTGACCCAAGTTCGGGGGAAGGCTTTGATCCGGCCAGCATCATTGCGTCTTCAAACGATGGGCGTATTTCCACGACGAGTGTCACCACCCATGCCGTCAAAGCCAGGGCTTCACTTCCTTTCATCGGTGGCGGAAACGATCTCACGCTGATCGCGAATCAAGCTGGCGATCTATTCAATAACGTCGAGATTGTCGTTGATTCGTCGAGCGATCTGGGCGATGCCGCTACGGCGACTTATAGCGACAACGGTTCCACCCGCCGTTTGACGATTCAAATCGACGACACGAGCGAAACCTCGCTGCAATCGGTTATCAATGCGATTGCAGCGGAAGGGACCTTCTCGGTTACCTATGACAATGGAAACGGCGAGTCGTTTAACCTAGCAGCGGCAATACCAAGTACCAGTGCCGGAACGATTGGCAACACCGGCAACACAGGTGGCAGTGCCGATTCGTACTATGTGCAAGTTGCCTCCGGAACGACCACGGCAGACGACCTTCTGCGTGCGTTAAACAACCACACCGAGTTCGCAGAAAATTTCACCGCCACAATAGACCCCAAAGATACCACCGCTGAGTTTCTTGCTGGCAGTGGTGCGGTCAGCACTACGGTTATCGGAGAAACCAGTGGCGGCTCCGGTGTGGTCTTCGATGCCGAGTCTGGCGTACAGGTTCAAAATGGGGAGGAAACCACGGTTCTGACGTTCGAGAACGTCGAAACAGTGGAAGACCTGCTCAACGTATTCAACCGCAGCGGGGTAGGTGTGGTTGCCGAAATTAATGCTTCCGGCAACGGGATCAATGTCCGTTCAAATATCAGTGGTGGCAACTTCTCGATCGGAGAAAACGGCGGAAGCACGGCGACTCAGTTAGGTCTTCGTAGCTTTAGTAACGACACCGTACTTACCGACCTAAACTTCGGGATTGGCGTGCGAGGCACCGACGGAACCGATCTTACCATCACCCGCAACGACGGCGTCGAACTAGAGATCGACTTGGCCACTGCGAAGACGGTAGGGGATGTTTTGAACCTGATCAACAACCATCCTCAAAATCTAGATGGCAACAACGCACTCGTCGCTCGTCTCTCGGAATACGGAAACGGTATCGAATTAATCGACGACAATCCTGCGGGCTTTGGCAGGCTCAAGGTGTCTCAGGGTGTATTGAGCAGCGCTGGTGTTGACTTGGGCTTGATTCCAGCTGGCCAAACGGAAGCAACCGTATCAGATTCACCCGACGCCCAGCCTGCAACGGCGATTGTTAAGTTCGATCCTCCTAACAACGTAAACAACGCATTCAAGCTGACAGCGAATGCCCCTGGCACCAGCTATAACAATGTTCAAGTTGAGTTCGTCAACAGTTCCGCTAATGGCAATGAGGCATTGGTCACGTTCGACCAGGCGACTCAGAAACTAACCATTGACGTCGATCCAACTCTAACTTCTGCGAGCACGGTTATCGCGGCGATCAAAGCTGAGGGCACCTTTAACGCCGAACTATATTCGACGGAAGATGCCACCAACTCTGGCAGTGCTTTGATTACACAAACCGGAGTCTTGGCTACGACCAACGGCGGCACCCCTTTGGCAGACTCTGCTTCGGCCACTGCCGATGTCACTTTTGCTTCGCCAGATCACTTGAACACCGCGTTTACGATCGTGGCAAAAGATGCTGGTACGATTCGGAACGATGTCCGGATTATCTTCGACGACTCCCTTCCCAGCGGCGGAGTTCCGAGTGCGACATTCGCACCCGGCGCAAATACGCTCACCGTTAGGGTTGAGGCAGGCGTTACAACAACCAATCAGGTAGTCGCTGCGATCGACCAGGAAGGCAGTTTCGACGCCAAACTGCTCTTTACCACCGACGCCACCAACGACGGGTCGGGTATCGTCAACACGACCGGTACCGTGGGGACAACTTCAGGAGGAACGGCGGAAGTTCTTTCAGGAAGAAATGTCAACTCACTGGAAACGAAGGGCGTTTTCAACTCGCTGCTACGTTTGAAGGATGCAATTGCATCGAAAAACGTGGGTGAAATTTCGCGTGTCGCGGGGCTCATCAAAGACGATATCCAGCGGCTCAGCTTCACACGTGGCGAACTGGGGGCTCGCGATCAGCACGTAGATGTCCTGAAAGCCCGGGGCGAAGACGAGATTCTCGAACTTAAATCGAACCTCTCCCTGGAAGTCGATGTTGACATCATTCAAGCCCTCACTGATATGTCAGCTAAGCAAGCATCGTTTCAAGCTTCCCTTAAAACCGCTGGGCAGCTCTATCAATTGACGCTATTGGATTACATTTAG
- the flgK gene encoding flagellar hook-associated protein FlgK: MSLFSSLQQASNALNAAQIGLQVTGNNIANVNTPDYLRQRVIYTPAPTQAIGNLRLGLGVQVEAIVQQVDQFLEERLRGSRSDLAKGEAQENTYTQLDALIGELSDTDISTSLNNFFGSINDILNQPEDLGVRNLTILRGETLADDIKRLYERVQQVQSDTDDRIRDTAGDINGLLTDIADLNEKIVNMEGGVTKSDAVGLRDQRQQKLTALSELIGVKAVEQPNGSMSVFAGGEYLVTDGLSREVIADEEIRDGYSFTEVKIADFDSPIQTDTGKLAGLVNSRDNILGDFLGQLDDFAKSFVFEFNKVFSSGQGLTGYKSLEAEHLVDSGQVGSPLDQAGLAFTPENGSFQVKLLNRQTGITETHEIFVQLNGTNDDTSLEDLRAELDNIDGLTASISLDGQLSIEADQPNVEFAFADDTSGALAALGIGTFFTGSSALDIGVNSAVSDDPSKFAASRSGIGKDTDNAVALASFSDRKLDSFAGTSIASFYKDMVGNVAQSAAVTKGITEGFRTFKDTLEAQKMGVSGVNLDEEAVRMITFQRQFQASSRMISTLDDLLEILVNL; the protein is encoded by the coding sequence ATGTCTTTATTTAGTTCACTCCAACAAGCCAGCAATGCCTTGAATGCAGCCCAGATTGGGCTTCAAGTCACTGGCAACAATATCGCCAACGTCAACACGCCTGACTATCTAAGGCAGCGGGTGATCTATACCCCTGCGCCGACGCAGGCGATTGGCAATCTTCGTCTAGGCTTGGGCGTCCAAGTCGAGGCAATCGTTCAGCAGGTCGACCAGTTTCTGGAAGAACGGCTACGTGGTTCTCGAAGCGACCTGGCCAAAGGGGAAGCCCAGGAAAACACCTACACGCAGTTAGATGCCTTGATTGGGGAACTGAGCGATACCGATATCAGCACGTCCCTCAATAACTTCTTTGGTTCGATCAACGACATCCTTAACCAACCAGAAGACCTGGGCGTTCGCAACTTGACAATCCTGCGAGGCGAAACGCTAGCAGACGACATCAAGCGGCTGTACGAACGCGTACAACAAGTTCAGTCCGATACCGACGACCGCATTCGAGACACGGCAGGCGATATCAACGGCCTGCTGACCGACATCGCCGATCTGAATGAAAAGATCGTCAACATGGAAGGGGGCGTTACGAAAAGCGACGCCGTCGGCCTGCGAGATCAGCGGCAACAAAAGCTAACCGCCCTTTCCGAGCTAATCGGCGTGAAAGCAGTCGAACAACCCAACGGATCGATGTCGGTTTTTGCTGGAGGCGAATACCTGGTTACCGATGGGCTTTCCCGCGAGGTCATTGCCGACGAGGAGATTCGCGATGGCTACTCCTTCACCGAGGTGAAAATCGCGGACTTCGATTCCCCTATCCAAACCGACACCGGCAAGTTGGCTGGCTTAGTCAATTCACGCGATAACATTCTCGGTGACTTCCTCGGACAACTCGATGATTTCGCGAAGTCGTTCGTCTTCGAATTCAATAAGGTATTCAGCAGCGGTCAGGGGCTTACCGGCTATAAGTCTTTGGAGGCAGAACACCTTGTCGACTCGGGGCAAGTCGGCTCACCCCTCGATCAAGCAGGGCTTGCGTTCACGCCTGAGAATGGTTCGTTTCAAGTCAAACTGCTCAATCGCCAAACGGGGATTACCGAAACGCACGAAATCTTCGTCCAACTTAACGGCACCAACGACGATACTTCGCTGGAAGACTTGCGGGCCGAACTCGACAACATCGACGGGCTAACGGCTTCCATCTCGCTGGATGGCCAGCTTTCCATCGAAGCCGATCAACCCAATGTAGAGTTTGCTTTCGCAGACGATACCAGTGGCGCGTTAGCGGCCTTAGGAATCGGCACGTTTTTTACCGGCTCGTCTGCGTTAGATATCGGAGTAAATTCCGCAGTCAGCGACGATCCTTCGAAATTCGCCGCCAGCCGATCTGGCATCGGTAAAGACACCGATAACGCGGTTGCGTTAGCCTCGTTTTCCGATCGCAAACTCGATTCCTTTGCGGGGACATCGATCGCTTCGTTTTACAAAGACATGGTAGGAAACGTCGCCCAATCCGCGGCCGTCACGAAAGGAATCACCGAAGGATTCCGTACGTTTAAAGACACCCTCGAAGCACAAAAGATGGGGGTTAGCGGTGTGAACCTGGATGAAGAAGCGGTGCGTATGATCACATTCCAGAGACAATTCCAAGCCTCGTCGCGCATGATTTCCACACTCGACGACCTTTTAGAGATTTTGGTCAACCTGTAA
- the flgN gene encoding flagellar export chaperone FlgN, with translation MTSSISATAELNAPRGLDLENETAVFLQELSNVQADLLNVLHRKREQMVANDIAGMQETMNGEQALLDRLEQLRDSRQALLENAKGKGLPADSLQSLAKALENDNSQADGLTQKTHTARDAMRHIQNETLANFVLAQQTVLHLSQLLQIIATGGKIKPTYEAENASNQGGTLMDQDA, from the coding sequence ATGACTTCCTCGATATCCGCCACCGCAGAACTAAACGCACCCCGGGGACTCGATCTTGAAAACGAGACCGCTGTCTTTCTGCAAGAACTTTCGAATGTTCAAGCCGACTTGCTCAACGTGCTGCACCGCAAACGCGAGCAAATGGTTGCCAACGACATCGCAGGCATGCAGGAAACCATGAATGGCGAACAGGCCCTGCTCGACCGCCTAGAGCAACTGCGTGATTCGCGTCAAGCGTTGCTCGAAAATGCCAAAGGGAAGGGGCTGCCAGCAGATAGCTTGCAGTCACTGGCCAAAGCACTCGAAAACGACAACTCTCAGGCCGACGGTCTGACGCAAAAGACGCACACAGCAAGAGATGCAATGCGTCATATTCAAAACGAGACGCTTGCCAACTTTGTGCTAGCACAACAAACCGTATTACATCTTTCCCAATTGCTACAAATCATTGCAACCGGCGGAAAGATTAAACCGACATATGAAGCGGAGAATGCCTCGAACCAGGGTGGAACCCTGATGGATCAGGATGCGTGA
- a CDS encoding rod-binding protein gives MNVNSITPNANSAAPQSELRDRFDQFVGESLFGQMLQSMRKSLGKPAYFHGGRAEEVFQSQLDQLLVEKISDASSEQITEPMYELFAANMGQRHDASQLTDFVNEQEAQDAIGQLDNLQRQTQSQDSQTDSTIMSRLDLSI, from the coding sequence ATGAACGTCAACAGCATCACCCCGAACGCAAACTCCGCCGCTCCGCAAAGCGAGCTGCGTGATCGCTTCGACCAGTTCGTCGGTGAATCGTTGTTCGGGCAAATGCTGCAAAGCATGCGAAAGTCTCTGGGCAAACCAGCTTACTTTCATGGTGGCCGGGCTGAAGAAGTTTTCCAATCACAGCTCGATCAACTATTGGTCGAAAAGATCTCGGATGCCAGTTCCGAGCAGATCACCGAACCAATGTATGAACTGTTCGCCGCCAACATGGGTCAACGCCACGATGCTTCACAGCTAACCGACTTCGTCAACGAGCAAGAAGCTCAAGATGCTATCGGTCAGCTAGACAACCTGCAACGACAAACGCAGTCGCAAGACAGCCAGACCGATTCGACGATTATGTCGCGATTGGATCTTTCCATTTAA
- a CDS encoding flagellar basal body P-ring protein FlgI, whose translation MISTIRQLVLLIVCGLILIGGQTVEAQVTQAQYSSIDSQRFQINRPLSDFVRVKGQEGNYLQGIGLVVGLKGTGDTNLSPTHRALSLMLKYLGSNSGEGPDGEYLPEALKNVKNTALVLVRANVPAEGAEEGDHIDCEVSALSAKSLEGGTLAISTLQGPNPHDKTVWAIASGPVKLANDDIPTRGHVMKGCRFERTIRNPFVTADGKIFLVIKDGHKDFRMAQEIVFGVNNLEQNVSRGTSGQIAKAIDQKTIEVSVPPQYRDEPVYFISILMETPIVDSLLNNKVVINKQQGLIVIGSDVEIGPVVINHNGIKVETTDPEASKFVTVDSQKSYATRLKDLEDALTTLKVPAGDIITIVEALHHQGKVYGDLVYVN comes from the coding sequence ATGATTTCAACAATTCGACAACTCGTACTACTGATCGTCTGCGGGCTGATCCTGATTGGTGGGCAAACCGTGGAAGCCCAGGTTACTCAAGCTCAGTACAGCTCGATCGATTCGCAGCGGTTCCAAATCAATCGCCCACTGTCGGATTTCGTGCGAGTGAAGGGGCAAGAGGGCAACTACTTGCAAGGGATTGGCTTGGTGGTTGGCTTGAAGGGAACTGGCGATACCAACCTTTCCCCAACGCACCGTGCCTTGTCGTTGATGCTCAAATATCTCGGCAGTAATTCGGGTGAAGGCCCCGATGGCGAATACCTGCCGGAAGCGTTGAAGAATGTAAAAAACACAGCCCTGGTTTTGGTGCGGGCCAATGTTCCTGCTGAAGGGGCCGAAGAAGGGGATCACATCGACTGCGAAGTCAGTGCACTTTCCGCGAAAAGCCTGGAAGGTGGCACGCTGGCCATCTCGACCTTGCAAGGTCCAAACCCACACGACAAAACCGTTTGGGCGATCGCCAGCGGTCCGGTCAAACTGGCCAACGACGACATCCCGACGCGGGGGCATGTCATGAAAGGTTGCCGTTTTGAACGCACCATCCGCAACCCATTTGTCACTGCGGACGGCAAGATCTTCTTGGTAATAAAAGATGGCCACAAAGACTTTCGGATGGCCCAGGAAATTGTGTTCGGCGTGAATAACCTCGAACAAAACGTTAGCCGGGGCACCAGTGGCCAAATCGCCAAAGCGATCGATCAGAAAACGATCGAGGTCTCCGTTCCCCCTCAATACAGAGACGAGCCGGTCTACTTCATCTCGATTTTGATGGAGACGCCGATCGTCGATAGCCTGCTGAACAACAAGGTAGTAATTAACAAACAGCAAGGCCTGATTGTGATCGGCAGCGATGTCGAGATTGGCCCGGTGGTGATCAACCATAACGGAATCAAGGTCGAAACAACCGATCCGGAGGCTTCGAAGTTTGTGACGGTCGATTCCCAAAAGTCGTACGCTACCCGTTTAAAAGATCTGGAAGACGCGCTCACAACTTTGAAAGTGCCGGCTGGCGACATCATTACGATTGTCGAAGCCTTGCATCACCAAGGCAAAGTTTACGGCGACCTGGTCTACGTCAACTAA